From the genome of Grus americana isolate bGruAme1 chromosome 16, bGruAme1.mat, whole genome shotgun sequence:
TTGGGCACAGTTTTGAGGTTCCCAATGTACAGAGCTGCGCATGGGGCTGGTGAATGAAGATTTACAGTGAGGATTCTGTGGTAGGAAGCAGCAGTGGGTTAAGTCTATTCCCATTTCTGACAATAGGACCGGGGGTTTGAATGAAATGCAATGCTGAGCACATTTGAAATATTCCACTCTGCACATTTTGAGGCAGTGATGATTGAACTCGACATCCAGCTTGCCAGAAGCCACGTGTTTGGTATGTACATGGCGCACTTAGAAATCTAATTCCTAATTCTGCGCTGCGCTGGCAATAAGGGACCTCTGACCTCTGCTGCCCTGGCGCACGGAGAttagatatgtgtgtgtgtgactcAGAGGAAGCTGTCTTAGTTGTTCACCCATGTAAGGGAAAGAGGTGGAGCTGCAGGAGCCAAATGAAACCCAAAGCACTTTTATAACCGACCAAGTTCATGCCCGTAACAGCCGTTCAAACCCCCGTTCCCTCAAGAGATAAAAGTCCCCTGTATTGAGAGAATTTCTGGAGCATCTCGTGAGCACTAAGTACAGCCTTCCTTAATTAATGGAAGGAAGCTCAGCGTAGTTGTGTGAAAAGCTGCTGTGACACAAAGCCCAGAAAGGCTTTAGCAAGGGAGCACAGCACCAGAAGGGTTTAATGGCATTATAATGTCCTTGAATTACAGTGGCCACAACACAGAGAGATGTATTCCAGCAGTACattagcagaaaaagaaaatctcctctttctctcttgagTCTTTGTTACCTTTACTGAAAACTGGAGCCACCATCCTTGAGATATCAAAACtcaaaggcaggaggaaaggaaaaggaggtaTGGGTGGGAGTCCTcaaattttggaaagaaaacaaatcggttttccccagaaaacacccaccctgctccagcccctttGTAGTTCCTATTGCATTTTATAACGTGCTTGATAGTCTTCTGAAATCTGTCTGGTTTGGGACAAAGTTTGTGCAACCTCATAATTCCCTTAGTAACTAACTGTGGGGAAGCTGTTTGTTGGGTTAGCACCGACCCTCTCTTTCGTTCGCACACTCGCGCACACGTATCCGAGGGTATGTGCGGCCGCTCCATTCGTGCGTTTAATAAACTTGAACCACAGCCATTCCTGTTGTGTGTGGCGAGGCGTGCACAGCAAGAGCTGTAGTACAGGCAGGAGGGCTGGTAGTTAAAGGCTGTTTATATGAATTAACGCTAAAGAAAAGGAGCCGCTTGACGGACTGAGGAATTGAAATCCATTACAGATTGGAAAGGAGGCACGCGGGCTCGGAAAAGGCAATGGCAGGAGAAGTTTCTCTGTGCTTCTCCCATCAACATTAACACGGAGAAGCCGTGCGAGGGGGGACCTGGTCGCTCCGGCCGCCTGTGTCAGCCGCGGGGACTGCCCGGAGGCtgccagctgctgagctgcGTTTGGCGGGTCTGTGCTCGCGTGCATGTTTGCCCTGCTGGGGCTCAGCTGAGTCTCATCAAACTCATTTCACAAAATGTTCACTCATTTCCAACAGTTTAGAAAACTCAATCTCAAAAGAGATAGAGAAGCTtcgtttttcttctttttctacatCTTTTTAGTCTTTCTCTTGTGCTGGAAGATGAATGGTTCGGATGTGTCTGCAGTAACACGGGCATGGCTAATCTGCCTTTCTATTGATGACCTGTTTCTGAATGTCCTGGCCTGATTTATGAAAATGTACTGTACTTTGCACCATGTTTTGATGTTGCTCTGTTAGGACTGCGTGCAAGCTGCAGCAGAACAGTGATGCTTATTCATTCAAACAGTGAAGGGCTGGCTGGGAACTGAATGAGCTCATAGTTGTTGCTGTCTTCGCttacagaaagggaaacagGAGAAAGCGGGTATCCCAAGCCTAGTCATTCTTTTCCTGACCATCAGTTTGTTTTATAAATCATAATCTTGAAAGCACAAGGTCATGGTATTTGTTTAATCATTCATATAGTAGGTTTTTAGGGATGGATTCTTATTTTAACTCTCCTTTCTGTAATAAACCCTGATAAAGTTGGAACTGAGGTCTGTTTGCCTgccaaattttctttctcttgctatTGCTTGAGcattaatgaatttaaaatcaGAGAGTCTGATTCCCATCTCTCACTAGCATAACTCAGCAGTTACCTCTATTGCCTGGGAGATTCTCAGCCTTGCTCCAGCCTCTGTGTGCTGAACTgctcttcacacacacacagaccaataaaaacaacagcaaaatccCACCCGTACTCTCTAGGTGTGCTTGAAAAGCCACTGCTCAGACAGGGAAGCCTTACCCGGGTGGAAGGATGTTCCCCTGCTAGAAGCCCTGTTGCAGGTGCAGAGCAGAGGACATGCAGGGGATGGCAGGAGAGgtctgctggggagcagggctccAGGGGCTCAgcgctctgctctgcagaggacaCTGCAGTGGTTTGGAAACATCCCTCAACTATGATTTCTGTGCTGCAAGGCACAGAAGTTTACCTGTTACCTTAAATCACTAGGAAATGCTTTCAGTCCTAGGTTGATCACCCGTGGGGACATTTAATTGCCTAATGTGTTAATTAGCTAAGATTCACAAATATGAGGTGTTGCTAGCTGGAAGCAGAGGTGGTGAGGAAGTCACACTGAAAGCTGGTACCTGGCCTCATGCCCTACTAAAGAAAATCCTTGTACGTGCGGTCCAGCCCGCAGAGCACAAAGACAAGTGAAGGACGTCAGGGCGATCAGCTCCCAGGCAGAATGTTTTCCATGGAGCCGCCTCGTCTTCAGCGTTGATCTGTTGCCTCTCAGGTGGAAATCAACACTTTGAGACGCTGCCTGTTTTTTCTGCTCACTGGAATCccaaggaaaagaggaaaggtaGAAAGCAGCAGACAGAGCTTATAGCACATAGGAGAGTTGTCTGGTTTGAGAATAgcacttaaaatacaaaaagccaATAGGGATAAGTGCAGTGCTGGCAAGGAACAGACGATTTCCACTTACGGAACCAGGGTACCCCatggggtgggagaaggagcACGTGTACCAGGCACTGCCTGAAGGTCTTCTGACTTCCCGCCTGTCAGACAGGCTATTAGGCAGTGCAGGTAGGAAGTATGATGTAGTTCTTACCCTGAAAATATTACGCTTACATTAGCGTGCCTTCTGCAAGGATGCAAGAATAATGTCTGCTCTTTTGCTGCTGCCCAGACGTGCTGCTCCCAGAAGGGGGATGTGCTTATGCCTCCAGCCTTCTCTGTAGCCATTTCTGCAGGCTCACATGAAGCTTCTCCAGGAGTTTTGCAGAGTCTCATCTTCCTCAGCTCGGGCCAGTCTGGATGAGCATTGTGATGAAGTGGGTATTACATTAGTGACACAGGACCCAGCCGGAGCCGGGACTTGTCTGTGCTCGGCTGCCTGCTGGGAGGTCCTTCCCTTGTGTTGCATGCTCCCATGCATTTTTTAACGGCAGCTAGGTTTTCTTGCTGTGCAGCATGAGATTGGATCCTAACATGAGACGTTAAGAGCTAGTGTAAAACACACTAACATGAGAATATCCCAAAACCCATAATTCTGCCTGTAAATATACTCCTTACTTTCCTGCTGAAACCAATGGCAACTATAAGATTTTGCCCTTAAAACAGACATTGCTTGCAGGAGAAGCATGGAAAGAATCATGATAACCTTTTTTGGTACATTACCTAGGCTCAGGCAAGCAAGGATGGAAATGGATTTGCTATGGATCTGTCTGCAaggggggttgtttttgtttaaagataATAATCTTACAAACGCAAATTCTCCTACAAAAGCTGGTGATATTCAAATACGATTTAAATTCATTTagcatttaaacagaaaagtagaaaatggtattaaattcAGATGAGGATGAGCCTATGCATTCTGGaatcagaaatattaaatacatcTACAGAATGGAATAGAAGGTCTGGCTGGTAATAGATTGTGAAAAGAGTTCAGGGTTTTAATAGATCATTTCTTCAGATCATCAGCACGGTAAAGTGGTagttaataaattatttgacaTGTACATTTACTCATATATTTTAACTAGCTGTAATGAACAAGTCCTGTCAGCTCACCTAGATCCTTGCAATAGCTGCTAAATCGCTTGAGTGAGATTTAGTAACTCTCAGCAATATTGATGTCCAGAGCTGCAGGTAATAAATAAAGTGACATCAGGACTAGCTTGAGCAAAACAGTGTGTAAGACCTTTGTCAGGCTTGCAGCAGAGATGAGGCTGTTTGGCCCCAAGGAACACCACTGGGCACCAGTGAGCTCTTCCCTGTGATAAGTTTTTGGTTGACGTGAGCGCCCCACACCCTGACAGCTGTAACGGGACTCCTGAAGAACCCTTTGTCCCAGTTTGGGGTTGACTAGAGAAATTTGTCCCCTATTCAGTTCTGTATACAGGCAGTTACCTGTTCCTCCCCGCAGGTATGTGGTATATTCCTCGGGCTGCACAAAAAGTAGAGGAGGAGAATATTAGAGTGTGACTGAGctttgggaaggggaggagaatcCTCTCTTGGTGCCGTTATACTAGGAGTCTCCTAGTGTTGGAGTGGGAATTAAGGACAGAAAGAAGCTGTTTTTTTTATCTTAGATTATACTGGAAATGTTTATAGCAGAAAAAGCCTTCCTGTTAAAATGATGCCAAATTAGGCTATTAAGGGCACACCAGGCACCTTTCTTGTTATTCCTAGTTGTCCTCTGAACTTGGAGCTAGTTTGAACCTATATCCTTTCTCTTCCACTCACTTTCCCAGCATGTGGTATACTTTATAATTTGTGAAGAgactcattaatttttttttctttttccttttttcaggtTTCTGACAGATGTGACTATGTCTTTGTCAatgggaaggaaatgaaaggcaAAGTGAATGTCATAGTTAATTTTACTTACCAGCATCTGAGTGCCCCTTTAGAAATGACAGTCTGGGTTCCTCGTCTCCCGCTGCAGATAGAGGTCTCTGACACAGAACTAAATCAGATCAAGGGGTGGAGAGTCCCCATCATCTCTAATAAGAGGTAGGTTTCATTAGAGGATGTTCATTCCAGGCTGTGCCAAAGACCTGTCAGGGCCAGTGGATCTGAACATGCTCATTTGGCCTTAATGCAATTCCGGTGTAAATTTGAAGGTCACCAGAGATTTATTCAATAGGCTCCTGCATTGGACTTATGAGGGAAATGGAAACTGCAGGTTGCACGATCCCGCATTGGAAATCAATTTCCTTTTACAGCGCTAGTGACTGAGATGAAAAAAGCCAATTGGTCAAGTTGGGCAGGCTCAGCCATGAGGCAGCAGAAGACACCAACAAGGACACTCTGGCAAGGCTGGTCAGTCTCCAGCCTGgttcacaggtcctgccagtTAATTTATTCATTGTTAACGATAACAGTTAGTACATACTTGTTTCATATCACAGTAGGGTCCAGTGGCACTGATCAGTGCCCCAAAGTCAGGACACTGATACACTAgggctttaaaaatactgtttgtgcCCACAGGTCAGTGGCACGTGAATGGCAGCAGAGAAGGTGGATGTAGGCAGGTCTAGACTGTGTGTATCTGTTGTCATTGTTATTAAGAACAAGAAGAACAAATTGATAAAGTAGATACTCGCTATTCCCACCTGCCTATGAAGACATCATTTATTACCATGTTTCTGTTAGTATCACAGCAAAGAGATGGGGATTTTGGTGGAGATGTGATTTCAGCCTGAATGACATACAGAACGGGACGCGTATGTAAGTGCAGACAGGGGAGATTTCCATGGCAACACAAAGATGTTTATGGAAAGatccagaaagagaaaagtgtgAAGGTCCTGAAAGTAAGGAGTtaacatggaaaataatgagAGATATTTGGAGAGGACCATGCGGTAGCAAAGCTAGCAGGCCAGTTGGTGATCTTAGCAGCTGTTTTGAAGACATAGGCAGCCTGGATATCTCAGTTGTGAACAAGGGAAACAGGATAAAAGTGGGGGAACCTGACTGATTTCAGAAATGTGCTGAAAgaagcagcttcagcagagcGACAGAAGAGGGCAGAGGTCCCTCATTCCAGCAACTGGGCTGAAGACTTGTGTCTGCAATAGCTCTCCTGTTGCAAGCTTTGCTAGCACCAGtttcaattaatttttgatTCTTGGTGTCCTACCAGACCAGCCAGGGACAGCGATGATGAAGAAGAGGATGAACGTAAGGGAAGAGGCTGTGCCCTTCAGTACCAACATGCGATGGTGCGAGTCCTCACGCAGTTTGTAGCTGAAGCCTCAGACCCCGGCGGCCAGCTGAGCTATTTACTGGGTTCTGACTGGCAGATTGACATCACCGACCTAGTGAGTGACTTCATGCAGGTGGAGGAGCCAAGAATCGCTAAGCTACAGGACGGACAGGTTTTGATTGGGCAGGAGCTTGGAATGACGACAATTCAGGTACAGTTAattacttcttccttttcctccattaACCCACCACCTTGGGAACCGAGGTACTGATGAGATGTACAGCAGCTTCTTGCATCAAGCAACAGAAATCAGAGCCATGAATTTTTGAATGGAGCAGAACTGCAGCAAGGGATGGAAGACACAGAAGAGTTGGTTTTCTCTTCTTATCTTGTGCCCCAAAGTGATGTAGATTGCAATTTTAGTAAATTTAGTCCAACGTGTATACTTGGAGGctgtttctgattatttttggCTAAAGCTTTTTTTGAACCTGGAGCCAGTATATGGGCTATCGCAAGGCACATAGCTGGTGAAACAGCTCAGTCTTCTCAAAGCCTGCATTGACAGAGTAAagggtaaaataaaaattaactagTGTTGGTTGAGGAACTGAGACTGAAATATAAGTCCCATGAGATCAAATGCCTGCACATCTTGCAGGCTCAAGGAGTGTGTTAGGAAATGCGGATGTTAGGttatatttcagaatatgcacAAAGCAATAATAACAATTGGCGCTTCTAGAATGCTGTTCGAAGACCGATATGTGACAACTAAGCTATCTAGCTCTCCAAACATGCTCATCATCCCAAACTGTCAAATCAGAAAACAACCACCGTACCTGTCGATAACACAGGTTGTCAGGGCTGGAGAAATTGGATTCGAGATTTTTGACTTCCTGCAAAATCTGTAAAGATTTTCTGAATGACTTTCCAAAGCTCTGGGACTTACAATGCTCCAACAAATGCACATAAAACTGcggaaagaaaaatccaaggGAAAAAAGCTGAGAGCAAGTTATATTTAAAGAATACCTCTTATAAAGTGCTTGAAAAATGCTCTGTACCCTATATGGATCATTAAATTCAACTTGCTTGCTAATGAGCATCTTTGGATGTCACGTATCAGTGCACTGACCTCCGTGCacatttttttaaccaaaataaGTTTTCTCTGTCAATTTTGTATACAGTACCATAAGTGGTTATTGTAGCAATACATTAGCCTTTCTTTCTAGACGATAGAAATAAATGCCACTTATTTGATGAGTTTTATACAAATCTACAGATTGCATTATATATATGCTACCTAAAACCACGATTATTAATCAAATCATTGCATTTCACATAAAGATTACATTTGCATAGTTAATACATCTGAAACAGATGTGGTTAGCATATTGCAGAGGTAAATGGCACAGCTGATTACAGTTACGTTGGTAAAAGATGTTATAAGCACCCTATTATTGTCGAAGAGTTATAAAATGGGACTAGCcatttttaatcatattttaataGTGTCTGTCTGCTACGACTAATTCTGCCCATTAACATAAATATCACTTATCTGTATTACAGTAGCTCCACATAGCTATTTTGCTTGGTGCTATGCAAAATGGCCGTTGctaactttgatttttcttttcagattttgtcCCCCCTTTCAGATGCTATCTTGGCTGAGAAGACAGTGACAGTTCTGGATGAGAAGGTGACAATAACTGACCTGGGAGTGCAGCTGGTGGCTGGATTGTCGCTTTCTCTGCAGCTCAGTCCAGGAAGCAATAAGGCCATCTTTGCTACAGCAGTAGCGCAAGAGCTGCTCCAATCTCCGAAGCAGGTACTGTTGCCCATGTGTATTGTGTTGTGGAAGGACACCGCTCTGATTCACCATACCCAACATTACAAGCTGATGGAATCAAGcagatttttattaataatacgctaacaaaacattttccttatGGGCACTTTTTTCTGAAGGCCACCAGGTACcctaaggaaaaatgaaaggtcTCACAAAAATAGCACTATGTCTACACAACCCCAGTCAACAAACAGGCTCCATCTGTCGTGGCTGCATCCCATAAGTAACACATGCAATGCAATGATGTGTCATAGTTAAGCAACAGCAGTCcctttacacacacacacacactctctctttCTGTTCCATCCAGCACCTACTAGATCAGAGGAGATATTTCCCACTAGATTGACAAGTTCAGCCTCCCACCACAGGCAACCAAAACAACCCTTTAAggacatttttaaatgagaaagtgTTTTGCATAGTGCCAAACGCTTCTTCCTTTACTTACTTCCCAAGAGCATTTTAAGAAGTTGTGGAACATCCCTTTCATTCTGATTCATTACTAGAATATGAATCAGCATCCTTGACTCATTTCCTGATTCATGATTTCATAAACcaattttgtttctctgttatTCTTAGTCCCTACATTAGGGAACCAACAGTTACCAAGGGCTTTTGGACTTTTCCATGTCCCCGTCAGTCCCTGCTTGATATTTGTCCTGGTGCTTCTCTCTACATTTGAAATTTAAACGTTTTTTTCAACCCAAATCCATCAGTCTGGGACTTACATCAAGGATGCACTGAGCTCTTAACGCTTAAACATGTTCTGAGCTTTAAAGGTAAATGATCATGGCATGCACGTTTGAAATCTGGCCAACTGTTGAGACGCTTTAATTCATCATAGGGTCTTATCCTTGGGATGCAGGATGAGAAATAATGCAGAACTGCTGTCTTTATAGGGTGATACAAATCAGGCTCCCATAGTAGTCCAGGAGTTAAGAAATCAATGCCAGGCAGCTAGAAAAAAGGCCAGTGAGCTAATCCATTGCTGACATGGGGAGTTAAACAAACTGCCTTGAAATCAGCCCAAAAGCTGGGGCTGATGGCATGTAGTGCCAGTATGCTGCCCATTTCAGTTCCCAGAAATGGAGTCTAGAATGAGTCCCTTTCTGGATGCAGGGGGACAGTCAGAACAACATTGGATCGGTGTTAAACGAGCAAGGAGGACGTGCAGCTCCACCCTTCAAGGGCTGACTCCGTTTTGAAAGGCATCTGATTCCTTCCATTGCTTAGTGCATGATTTTCAGAGCACAATCCCTCTaagcaaagcaaggcaaaatTATTAAATGATTATGCAGGTTTAAGCAACACAGTGGGAGGATGAGAGTTGATGACATAAATTCTATGCAGCCTTCAAGAAATATCCAAAGATTAATAAACACAAAGCCGGGATTTATGACAGTGTCAGCAAAGTCTTAGGGCTCTGTCCTGAAATAGAGACAGAAGCAAATCTCCCATTGAAGCACGGGGAGCTTTACGGCTGTACGGATTTCAGAATCAGGCCAGTAGATTATGCACGATGCAATCCCAAAAGACCGGAGGCTTATTCTGTCATCCAAACAGGTGAATGACTATGTGctagaaacaatttaaaagataataataaatatttattctctgtATATATGTTGAGTTAGAATGTAAATAGCATTTGTTTGAAAAACTGcttatttaaagaaacaagactTTTATAATCATGCTTTCAGCAAGTACAGTTATTAATCTTTTGGTTGGgtgtttgtctgtctgtcagGCTCTCCCTCAGAGCAGGATGATCCCAACTCTTACCAAACAAGAGCTCACATCATTTTAGACACCAAAGAATCCACTCATCAAGGCAGGAGTCTTTCTGATATGGAATTCTCCAGTATCGAATAAGGTGCAAATATTCCAGCCAAAACGGAGCAAGTCAGACCATCAGAGGCAGGAATTAGATTCCAGGAGAGcaatctgaattttgtttgtaaATAATTTATGTGTGAAtgccaagatttttttcaggtagCACGACAATTTTCAATAGTCATTTGAGAGTCCTTAGAGaacctgattttcagaaatgggTGAGCACATGTTTTGTGAAATTTAAgaacactttaaaatgtttcaagttAGAAGCCAAAAGTCAAGGTTCTCAGAATGCAAGTACAGACTTAGTAGTCAGGTCTGGCCCATTTGCATTCAATAAGTCTCCATGCATTCTGAAGTATACAATCTGCATTGCTGTGACACAAGATTAAACTTCATTATTGTCTTGCTTTTAATTGCTAACGAGCATGAAAATGACCCTGGCTATTTCCTAAAGAAGCAACTGATTGGTTTCCTCTGCTTGTACAAAACACTTATTTAATTTGAGAGACAAAAATCAAGGACTGAAGGTATGGAGCCATATACGGACCTGCTTGCTATATTGGGTATTTTTTAACATGTGTTGTGTGTAACAAGAGGAGACTTTGTATTTTAAGCAGTTTAgaaataatgtgattttttttttcttgttttaaatatacaacAATAAATGATCTCAGTCACTGGTAATGCTTTCTGACATGCAATTTATTATGGTGCTGAAGTAGATTCTGCAGAGCCCAGGGGATACAGCTCCTTTAAGCACCTTTGGGGAAACAAATCTTATTATCAATGAGTGTTTTAAACTAGTATTTCTCATTACATCTTGGCAAGGTATTAATTTTATTGCtctccctttttatttcttttctgcttataAATGGTATATGGATCTTGTGAGGAGGAGGTAACAGACCAGGACAGAACATATTTCCCTCGATGTTTATTCTGAGTGTGcatatatttgttttatatattatagGAAGCAGCCATCAGCTGCTGGATCCAGTTCAGTGATGGATCTGTCATGCCCCTGGATATTTATGACTCTAAAGACTTCTCCTTGTCAGCTACATCTCTGGATGAGAAGGTGGTCTCCATTCACCATGACCCCAAATTCAAGTGGCCTGTGATTGCTGCTGAGACAGAAGGCCAGGGGACACTGGTGAAGGTAGAGATGGTGATCAGTGAATCATGCCAGAAATCCAAAAGAAAGAGCATCCTAGCTGTTGGAAGTGGTACCATTAAAGTCAAGTTTGGGCAGAGTGATGCCAACCCTAACATCAGTGACAGTAAACACAGGGGTGCAGGTGTCCACCTAGAAAATCATGCCAGTGACCGGCGTCAGAAAACCACTTTGCAGGAAAGAGCTGGGCTAGACGGCCAGTACTACAGCTCCTCAATGGGCCAAGAGCAAGGCAAAGGGACCACCACTCAAAGGtctattttaagtaaaaaagaagacagagaaagcCTCCTGGATGATGACAGTCATCTGCAGAACATCCCAATAGACTTCACAAGCTTCCCTGCGCAGGTGGATTTGCCAAGAAACAACGGAGACTTGGAAGAGAATGACCTGGTCCAGACCCCTAGGGGACTCAGCGATCTGGAGATAGGAATGTATGCTCTTCTGGGAGTCTTTTGCTTGGCGATTCTGGTCTTCCTGATCAATTGTGTCACTTTTGCTTTGAAGTACAGAAACAAACAAGTTCCCTTTGAAGAGCAAGAAGGCATGAGCCACTCTCATGACTGGGTTGGGCTCAGCAACAGGACAGAACTTCTGGAGAATCACATAAATTTCTCATCCCAACAAGATGAACGTATCACAGCCATTGACAGAGGAGTGGACTTCGAAGAGAGCAAATATCTCCTCAACACAAATGTTGCCAAAAATATTAATGGACAATCTTTCAGGTCTACTGAGTCCACATTCACTgaagggaaggaacagaaaagtgAACCAACTACTTCTCCTACCTCTAAGAGGAAACGAGTTAAATTCACCACCTTTACCACCATCTCGTCTGATGATGGGTGTCCAACTGTCAACTCAATCTTGATGAGTAGTGAGGATGACATTAAATGGGTCTGCCAGGATATGGACCTGGGGGAGTGCAAAGAACTTAAAAACTATATGGAGAGATTACATGAAAATGTGTAATGAGAcacaaaagacttttttgtttggtttgttcgttcatttgtttttcactcACCTTCTGCCTTTAATTTTGGGTAGGGGGGCGAATTGTTGTATTGATAACAAGAATCAGCTGGTGGATAATAACTCAATGGAGCCCCAAGAAACCACCcaaaagcagctgggagagcagagatCCTGGACAGCTCTTACAATTCAAGTCTTCTCTGTGCTCAGAGATGGAAGTGAGAgatgtgtgtggttttttgatGCATggtaacatgaaaaaaaaacttAGCAAAATAATACGGTCTCATTCTCTGAGCTTTCCCAGGAAATCAATAAATATAACAAACTCCAGTGCAGTTTGGATATTACAAAGTTCACACAGCTCTACTGTTCAATATTGCAAGCTTTggttaaaagcaaaaaattggTCTCAAAATAAATAGATTCACAAAGAGAGCATGTCATTCAAGCCACATGCAGAGAATATCTATCCAAGAACATTAGTTTAAAGCTGACAAAAACCAACAGTGTGAGCAAAGCAGCTCCCAGACCTGAAAAGTCATAAGTTTCCAAGGaatctggaggggaaaaaggagtAACCGGGCTGTTTACAAACCAGCATGTTTGCCTCCCAAGCACTGAGAATGGATCCACATATACAG
Proteins encoded in this window:
- the TMEM132D gene encoding transmembrane protein 132D; protein product: MCTSGISNMGHLLSPLLLSLAAVFSKVTESRGILESIQRFSLLPTYLPVTYHIHNADVSFFLKEANQDIMRNSSLQSRVESFLIYKSKRPPVLNASYGPFSIEQVVPQDLMLSSNPFGSTNKFSFNWKLKAFIMSDKIYPSKPKVQVLFYIVGRDWDDYSTTERLPCLRVFAFRETREVRGSCRLQGDLGLCVAELELLPSWFNPPTVVAGRKKPVDQSEGSPVELYYAIQPGDEKGECTKEDVRKSNGIRPGRNDIDESGPPLQRIGSVFLYQTRAVPSLNEMKLDNNIAIQYAPKTVKQGDILTFLVSVAKNSTEDQFTLRAKVKKGVNIFSVRASSPYLWDIRESMDYTGKHAPAVIVCQRKSAASENSADGPSSEIMQIDFEIEDLIDLPGTQLITWQVEYPGDTTSDLGISKIYINQKDLVGVLPLAMEAEILNTAILTGKTVAVPVKVISVEDDGTVTDLLESVECRSSDEDVIKVSDRCDYVFVNGKEMKGKVNVIVNFTYQHLSAPLEMTVWVPRLPLQIEVSDTELNQIKGWRVPIISNKRPARDSDDEEEDERKGRGCALQYQHAMVRVLTQFVAEASDPGGQLSYLLGSDWQIDITDLVSDFMQVEEPRIAKLQDGQVLIGQELGMTTIQILSPLSDAILAEKTVTVLDEKVTITDLGVQLVAGLSLSLQLSPGSNKAIFATAVAQELLQSPKQEAAISCWIQFSDGSVMPLDIYDSKDFSLSATSLDEKVVSIHHDPKFKWPVIAAETEGQGTLVKVEMVISESCQKSKRKSILAVGSGTIKVKFGQSDANPNISDSKHRGAGVHLENHASDRRQKTTLQERAGLDGQYYSSSMGQEQGKGTTTQRSILSKKEDRESLLDDDSHLQNIPIDFTSFPAQVDLPRNNGDLEENDLVQTPRGLSDLEIGMYALLGVFCLAILVFLINCVTFALKYRNKQVPFEEQEGMSHSHDWVGLSNRTELLENHINFSSQQDERITAIDRGVDFEESKYLLNTNVAKNINGQSFRSTESTFTEGKEQKSEPTTSPTSKRKRVKFTTFTTISSDDGCPTVNSILMSSEDDIKWVCQDMDLGECKELKNYMERLHENV